A region of Numida meleagris isolate 19003 breed g44 Domestic line chromosome 26, NumMel1.0, whole genome shotgun sequence DNA encodes the following proteins:
- the P3H4 gene encoding synaptonemal complex protein SC65 has protein sequence MGCAALALLLLLLAAGPCAAQYEQYSVRGFPAAALEPLQRAYARALAQYAGAQWAESARALEASLRLHRLLRDSEAHCHRRCAEGGSAEEPPAERDRAEWEWERELQLFGRLLRRAGCLRACKRGLPVFQLRYPPAQTLRDFQRRLPYQYLHYALFKSNKIEKAVSAAHTFLQKNPKHEMTLKYLNYYRTMVDVDEYLVDLEAQPYEPIFVRSVKLYNNGDFRSSAADMEQALAEYYKAYEDCLAGCEGAYELQEFKDFYPAIADHFVSVLRCKVGCESELTPNVGGYFVEKFVATMYHYLQFAYYKLNDVRDAVRSVSSYMLFDPDDAVMQQNLVYYRFHRERWQLQEEDFEPRPEAVRYFNRTAAQKKMLEFARQYLQADDEMEVDDGEEPDPRDLPSDGEFEGEGDYEEGFFAEWWQEPNTKGDKADEETL, from the exons atGGGCTGCGCGGCGCTGgcgctgctgctgttgctgttggcGGCGGGGCCGTGCGCGGCGCAGTACGAGCAGTACAGCGTGCGCGGGTTCCCCGCGGCCGCGCTGGAGCCGCTGCAGCGCGCCTACGCGCGGGCGCTGGCGCAGTACGCGGGCGCGCAGTGGGCGGAGAGCGCGCGGGCGCTGGAGGCCAGTCTGCGGCTGCACCGCCTGCTGCGCGACAGCGAGGCGCATTGCCACCGCCGCTGCGCCGAGGGGGGGTCCGCGGAGGAGCCCCCCGCCGAAAGGGACCGCGCGGAGTGGGAGTGGGAGCGCGAGCTGCAGCTTTTCGGGAGGCTGCTGCGCCGCGCGGGCTGTCTGCGCGCCTGTAAGCGCGGCCTGCCCGTCTTCCAGCTGCGCTACCCGCCCGCGCAGACGCTGCGCGATTTCCAGCGCCGCCTGCCCTACCAGTACCTGCACTACGCGCTCTTCAAG TCCAATAAGATTGAGAAGGCGGTGTCCGCTGCTCACACCTTCCTGCAGAAGAACCCCAAGCATGAGATGACCCTGAAGTACCTGAACTACTACAGGACGATGGTGGACGTGGATGAATACCTCGTGGACCTGGAGGCTCAGCCCTACGAG CCGATCTTTGTGCGCTCGGTGAAGCTGTACAACAACGGGGATTTCCGGAGCAGCGCGGCTGACATGGAGCAGGCGCTGGCTGAGTATTACAAGGCGTACGAGGACTGCCTGGCCGGCTGTGAGGGTGCCTATGAGCTGCAGGAGTTCAAGGACTTCTACCCGGCCATCGCAG ACCACTTTGTGAGCGTGCTGCGCTGCAAGGTGGGCTGTGAGAGCGAGCTCACCCCCAACGTGGGCGGCTACTTCGTGGAGAAGTTCGTGGCCACCATGTACCACTACCTGCAGTTCGCCTACTACAAGC tgaaTGACGTGCGGGACGCGGTGCGCAGTGTCTCCAGCTACATGCTCTTCGACCCGGACGATGCCGTGATGCAGCAGAACCTGGTGTACTATCGCTTCCACCGCGAGcgctggcagctgcaggaggaggactTCGAGCCCCGGCCG GAAGCCGTGCGCTACTTCAACCGGACAGCTGCACAGAAGAAGATGCTGGAGTTCGCCAGGCAGTACCTGCAGGCTGACGATGAG atggaGGTGGATGACGGCGAGGAGCCAGACCCGCGGGACCTGCCCTCGGATGGCGAATTTGAGGGTGAAGGGGACTATGAGGAGGGCTTCTTCGCGGAGTGGTGGCAGGAGCCCAACACCAAAGGGGACAAAGCCGACGAAG AGACCCTCTGA
- the FKBP10 gene encoding peptidyl-prolyl cis-trans isomerase FKBP10, whose amino-acid sequence MAAGSAALLLSLLGALGLSDPGPLEDVVIERYYIPKVCLREAQMGDFVRYHYNGTFKDGKKFDSSYDRGATVAGVVGVGRLITGMDRGLQGMCVNERRHLIVPPHLGYGSIGVAGLIPPDATLYFDVVMLDIWNKDDKLQITTLAKPEHCNRTVENSDFVRYHYNGTLLDGTPFDSSYSKDSTYDTYVGTGWLIKGMDQGLLGMCAGEKRSIVIPPFLAYGEKGYGTVIPPQASLVFSVLLVDFHNPKDGVSLEHLEVPPSCRRRAVTGDFVRYHYNGTLMDGTLFDSSYSRNQTYNTYIGKGYIIPGMDQGLQGVCIGERRRVVVPPHLAYGENGVGNKIPGSAVLIFDVHVIDFHNPADPVEIETVHRPEGCNVTARNRDFVRYHYNCSLLDGTRLFSSHDYEKPQEVTLGANKVIEGLNSGLLGMCAGERRVLIVPPHLGHGESGARGVPGSAVLRFEVELISMEEGVPEGYLFIWHGDPPENLFEQMDLNKDGQIPADEFSTFIKTQVAEGKGRLMPGSDPEKVIADMFGNQDRNQDGRITAEELKLKSDEDREKVHEEL is encoded by the exons ATGGCCGCGGGCAGCGCCGCGCTGCTGCTGAGCCTcctgggggcactggggctgAGCGACCCCGGCCCGCTGGAGGACGTGGTGATAGAGCGCTACTACATCCCCAAGGTCTGCCTGCGGGAGGCCCAGATGGGGGACTTCGTCCGCTACCACTACAATGGGACCTTTAAAGATGGCAAAAAGTTTGACTCCAG CTATGACCGAGGGGCCACGGTGGCCGGCGTGGTGGGCGTGGGGCGGCTGATCACCGGCATGGACCGTGGGCTGCAGGGCATGTGCGTGAACGAGCGGCGGCACCTCATCGTGCCACCCCACCTGGGCTACGGCAGCATCGGCGTCG CGGGGCTGATCCCCCCTGATGCCACCTTGTACTTTGACGTGGTGATGCTGGACATCTGGAACAAGGACGACAAGCTGCAGATCACCACCCTGGCCAAACCCGAGCACTGCAACCGCACAGTGGAGAACTCAGACTTCGTGCGGTACCATTACAACGGCACGCTGCTGGATGGAACCCCCTTTGACTCCAG CTACAGCAAAGACAGCACCTACGATACGTATGTGGGCACTGGCTGGCTGATCAAGGGCATGGACCAGGGGCTGCTGGGCATGTGTGCCGGGGAGAAGAGGAGCATCGTCATCCCCCCATTCCTGGCCTATGGGGAGAAGGGCTATG GGACCGTGATCCCGCCACAGGCCTCGCTGGTGTTCAGCGTGCTGCTGGTGGACTTCCACAACCCCAAGGACGGCGTCTCCCTGGAGCACCTGGAGGTGCCACCGTCCTGCAGGCGCAGGGCCGTGACCGGGGACTTCGTGCGCTACCACTACAACGGCACACTGATGGACGGGACGCTCTTTGACTCCAG CTACTCCCGCAACCAAACCTACAACACCTACATCGGGAAGGGCTACATCATCCCCGGCATGGACCAGGGCCTGCAGGGAGTCTGCATCGGCGAGCGCAGGCGGGTGGTGGTTCCCCCACACCTGGCCTACGGCGAGAACGGAGTGG GGAACAAAATTCCCGGCTCAGCTGTGCTCATCTTCGACGTCCACGTCATTGACTTCCACAACCCGGCCGACCCGGTGGAGATCGAGACCGTGCACCGGCCCGAGGGCTGCAACGTCACCGCCCGCAACAGAGACTTCGTCCGCTACCACTACAACTGCTCCCTGCTGGACGGCACCCGGCTCTTCTCCTC CCACGACTATGAGAAGCCCCAGGAGGTGACCCTGGGGGCCAACAAGGTGATCGAGGGCCTGAACAGCGGCCTCCTGGGCATGTGTGCGGGGGAGAGGCGGGTGCTCATCGTCCCCCCGCACCTGGGCCATGGCGAGAGTGGAG CCCGGGGAGTGCCCGGCAGCGCTGTGCTCCGCTTCGAGGTGGAGCTGATCTCCATGGAGGAAGGAGTTCCTGAAGGATACCTCTTCATCTGGCACGGGGACCCTCCCGAGAACCTCTTTGAGCAGATGGACCTCAACAAGGATGGGCAGATCCCTGCTGATGAG TTCTCCACCTTCATCAAGACCCAAGTGGCAGAAGGGAAGGGGCGCCTCATGCCTGGCTCCGACCCTGAGAAAGTCATCGCCGACATGTTCGGGAACCAGGACCGCAACCAGGACGGGCGCATCACGGCCGAGGAGCTGAAGCTGAAGTCGGATGAGGACCGAGAGAAGGTCCACGAGGAGCTGTGA
- the NT5C3B gene encoding 7-methylguanosine phosphate-specific 5'-nucleotidase: MVPELRKTTVRIQQPERVMAVIRAIKEQGSSKLQVISDFDMTLSRFGCNGRRCPTSHNILDNSRVISEDGKKKLKDLLHHYYPIEIDPNRTLEEKRPLMVEWWTRAHELLSQQKIQKGDIAQIVRESDVMLRDGFNELFDQLHKYSIPMFIFSAGVGDILEEIIRQANVFYPNVNVVSNYMDFDDSGVLKCFKGPLIHTYNKNNSVLQGTAYFQQLSTRTSIILLGDSMGDLTMADGVPSVENILKIGFLNDKVEERRGKYLDAYDIVLESDETLDVVNGILRYILTET; the protein is encoded by the exons ATG GTGCCGGAGCTGCGCAAGACCACGGTCCGCATCCAGCAGCCGGAGCGCGTCATGGCGGTAATCCGCGCCAtcaaggagcagggcagcagcaagctgcag GTCATCTCTGACTTCGACATGACACTGAGCAGGTTTGGGTGCAATGGCCGGCGCTGCCCCACGTCGCACA ATATCCTTGACAACAGCCGTGTTATTAGTGAGGACGGGAAGAAGAAG TTAAAAGATCTGCTGCACCACTACTACCCCATCGAAATCGATCCCAACCGGACCCTGGAAGAGAAACGTCCCCTGATGGTGGAGTG GTGGACCCGGGCCCATgagctgctgtcacagcagaaGATCCAGAAGGGAGACATCGCCCAGATCGTCAGGGAGTCGGATGTGATGCTGAG GGATGGATTCAATGAATTGTTTGATCAGCTGCATAAGTACAGCATCCCCATGTTCATCTTCTCTGCTGGTGTCGGTGACATCCTCGAGGAGATTATCCGTCAGGCCAATGTCTTCTACCCCAACGTCAACGTGGTGTCCAACTACATGGACTTTGATGACAGC GGAGTCCTCAAGTGCTTCAAGGGCCCTCTCATCCACACCTACAACAAGAACAACAGCGTGCTGCAGGGCACTGCGTActtccagcagctgagcactCGGACGAGCATCATCCTTCTGGGGGACTCCATGGGCGACCTGACGATGGCGGATGGCGTTCCCAGTGTGGAGAACATCCTCAAGATCGGCTTCCTCAATgacaag GTGGAGGAGCGGCGGGGGAAGTACCTGGATGCCTACGACATTGTGCTGGAGAGCGATGAGACCTTGGATGTGGTCAATGGGATTCTGCGGTACATCCTCACGGAGACATGA
- the KLHL10 gene encoding kelch-like protein 10, with the protein MGKFRRRCRRTRRKRPRAAPPAGPGPDMDSSPAPSGCSASQMERKMSAMACEVFNELRLEGKLCDVIIDVNGCQFNAHKNILCSCSHYFRALFTSGWNNMEKIVYKIPGISPEMMKLVIEYAYTRTVSITAENVESLLSTADQFNIMGIIRLCCEFLESQLCLENCIGICRLTNYYHCPNLRQTAYMFILHNFEELIKVSTEFLDLSINELTDIIEKDELNVKQEEVVFDAILKWITHDPWQRKQHIPILLSKVRLALIEADHFMNKVKTHDYVKDNDECKPIIINTLTAMYNLNTSGPLVSDCVNPLARPRLPYSVLFAIGGWSGGSPTNAIETYDARADKWVTVTCHEESPRAYHGTAFLKGFVYVIGGFDSVDYFNSVKRFDPVKKMWHQVAPMHSRRCYVSVTVLDDFIYAMGGFDGYTRLNTAERYEPETNQWTLIAPMHEQRSDAGATTLYDKVYICGGFNGNECLSTAEVYDARTDQWTFISPMRSRRSGVGVIAYGKQVYAVGGFDGVNRLRTVESYNPAANAWRIVPPMFNPRSNFGIEVVDDLLFVVGGFNGYATTFNVECYDEKADDWFDAQDMSVYRSALSCCVVPGLSNVGDYAAKRD; encoded by the exons ATGGGGAAGTTCCGCAGAAGATGTAGGAGGACAAGGAGAAAGCGGCCCCGAGCAGCTCCTCCCGCTGGCCCAGGCCCCGACATGGACAGCAGCCCGGCGCCCAGCGGCTGCTCGGCCTCGCAGATGGAGAGGAAGATGAGCGCGATGGCCTGCGAGGTGTTCAACGAGCTCCGGCTGGAAGGGAAGCTGTGCGACGTGATCATCGACGTGAACGGCTGTCAGTTCAACGCGCACAAGAAcatcctctgcagctgcagtcacTACTTCAG ggcTTTGTTTACTAGTGGCTGGAACAACATGGAGAAGATAGTGTACAAAATCCCGGGCATTTCCCCCGAAATGATGAAGCTTGTTATTGAGTATGCCTACACCAGGACGGTATCGATCACTGCTGAAAACGTTGAAAGCTTGCTGAGCACAGCGGATCAGTTCAACATCATGGGCATCatcaggctgtgctgtgagtTCCTGGAATCTCAGCTGTGCTTGGAAAACTGTATCGGCATCTGCCGGCTCACAAACTATTACCACTGCCCCAACCTGCGGCAAACAGCCTACATGTTCATCCTCCACAACTTCGAGGAGCTGATCAAGGTGTCCACAGAGTTCCTAGACCTCTCCATCAACGAGCTGACGGACATCATTGAGAAAGACGAGCTCAATGTGAAGCAGGAGGAAGTGGTATTTGATGCCATCCTGAAATGGATCACCCACGACCCCTGGCAGAGGAAGCAGCACATCCCCATCCTGCTCAGCAAG GTTCGGCTAGCATTGATAGAGGCAGACCACTTCATGAACAAAGTCAAAACACACGATTACGTGAAGGACAACGATGAGTGCAAACCCATCATCATCAACACGCTGACGGCCATGTATAACCTCAACACAAGCGGCCCGTTGGTCTCCGACTGTGTCAATCCCCTTGCCCGGCCTCGCCTGCCCTACTCCGTCCTGTTTGCTATCGGGGGCTGGAGCGGGGGGAGCCCGACCAACGCCATCGAGACGTACGACGCCCGTGCGGACAAGTGGGTGACTGTTACGTGCCACGAGGAGAGCCCCCGTGCCTATCACGggactgcttttctgaaaggctTCGTCTATGTCATCGGGGGATTTGACAGCGTGGATTACTTTAACAGCGTCAAGCGGTTCGACCCCGTGAAGAAAATGTGGCACCAGGTCGCACCCATGCACTCGCGGCGCTGCTACGTCAGCGTCACTGTTCTCGATGACTTCATCTACGCCATGGGAGGGTTCGATGGGTACACGCGTCTCAACACAGCGGAGCGGTACGAGCCAGAGACAAACCAGTGGACACTGATTGCTCCCATGCACGAGCAGAGGAGTGATGCTGGTGCAACCACGCTGTATGATAAG GTGTATATATGTGGTGGGTTCAACGGAAACGAATGCCTATCCACAGCTGAAGTGTACGATGCCAGAACAGATCAGTGGACCTTTATATCCCCcatgagaagcagaagaagcGGAGTAGGTGTGATTGCATATGGAAAACAAGTGTATGCG GTGGGAGGATTTGATGGAGTCAACCGGCTCCGGACCGTGGAATCCTACAACCCAGCTGCCAACGCGTGGCGCATTGTGCCCCCCATGTTCAATCCTCGCAGTAACTTTGGCATTGAAGTGGTGGATGATCTCCTGTTTGTGGTTGGTGGCTTTAATGGATATGCCACTACTTTCAACGTTGAGTGTTATGACGAAAAAGCCGATGACTGGTTCGATGCTCAGGACATGAGCGTCTATCGCAGCGCTCTGAGCTGCTGCGTGGTGCCAGGGCTGTCGAACGTTGGGGATTACGCTGCCAAACGAGACTAG
- the KLHL11 gene encoding kelch-like protein 11 gives MSDKMAAAAASPQPHPGPGPPAAEEEGGGPRGGGADGEAEAEEFGCPAHCSDLAWRQNEQRRHGLYCDITLAFGGGRPGAAREYRAHRSVLAAATEYFTPLLSGGFAESRSGRVELQKWSSEGGPDPDTVEAVIGFMYTGAIRVSPGNVHEVLEMADRFLLTRLKEFCGEFLKKKLNLSNCVAVHSLAHMYSLSQLALRAQDMIRRNFHRVIQDEEFYTLPFHLIRDWLSDSEITVDSEEILFETVLKWVQKNPEERERYFEELFKLLRLSQMKPTYLTRHVKSERLVSSNEACVKLVSDAVESHALRSENLQSGNLQHSACPVALLPRFGQNMDVIMVIGGVSEGGDYLSECVGYFIDEDRWVNLPHIHNHLDGHAVAVTESYVYVAGSMEPGFAKTVERYNPNRNIWEQVSNLITRKHSFGLTEVKGNLYSIGGHGNFSPGFKDVAVYNPEQDKWHNLESAPKILRDVKAVSVEDRFVYVAARTPVDSDSEDGLRAVIIRYDAETRQWQDVESLPLIDNYCSFQMSVANTNFYHTASCCPKSYPIDNEEAKVKISGRASDEILESLPPEVLSIEGAAICYYKDDVFIIGGWKNSDDIDKQYRKEAYRYCAERKRWMLLPPMPQPRCRATACHVRIPFRCLQGTQRYPMPQNLMWQKDRIRQMQERQMQEIHRHSLSLRRMPRSQIEC, from the exons ATGTCggacaagatggcggcggccGCGGCCTCCCCTCAGCCGCATCCCGGCCCCGGTCCGCCTGCGGCGGAGGAGGAGGGCGGCGGcccgcggggcggcggggcggacGGGGAGGCGGAGGCGGAGGAGTTCGGGTGCCCGGCGCACTGCTCCGACCTGGCCTGGCGGCAGAACGAGCAGCGCCGCCACGGCCTCTACTGCGACATCACTTTGGCGTTCGGCGGGGGGCGGCCCGGGGCGGCCCGCGAGTACCGCGCGCACCGCTCCGTGCTGGCGGCCGCCACCGAGTACTTCACCCCGCTGCTCTCGGGCGGCTTCGCCGAGTCGCGCTCGGGCCGCGTGGAGCTGCAGAAGTGGAGCTCGGAGGGCGGCCCCGACCCCGACACGGTGGAGGCCGTCATCGGCTTCATGTACACCGGCGCCATCCGCGTCAGCCCCGGCAACGTGCACGAGGTGCTGGAGATGGCCGACAG GTTCCTGCTGACCCGGCTGAAGGAGTTCTGCGGCGAGTTCCTCAAGAAGAAGCTGAACCTCTCTAACTGCGTGGCGGTGCACAGCCTGGCCCACATGTACTCGCTGAGCCAGCTGGCACTCCGGGCGCAGGACATGATCCGCAGGAACTTCCACAGAGTCATCCAGGACGAGGAGTTCTACACGTTGCCCTTCCACCTCATCAGGGACTGGCTGTCCGACTCGGAGATCACGGTGGACTCCGAAGAAATCCTCTTTGAGACCGTCTTGAAGTGGGTTCAGAAGAATCCTGAGGAAAGAGAGAGGTACTTTGAAGAACTTTTTAAGCTGCTGAGGTTGTCTCAGATGAAGCCCACTTACCTCACACGCCACGTCAAATCCGAGAGGCTGGTATCCAGCAACGAGGCCTGCGTTAAGCTGGTGTCAGATGCCGTGGAGAGTCACGCCCTGAGGTCTGAGAACTTGCAGTCCGGTAACCTGCAGCATTCCGCTTGTCCTGTCGCGTTGTTGCCGCGTTTTGGACAAAACATGGATGTCATTATGGTGATTGGTGGTGTATCGGAGGGAGGAGATTACTTAAGTGAGTGTGTGGGGTATTTCATCGATGAAGATAGGTGGGTAAACTTGCCGCACATACATAACCATCTCGATGGGCATGCTGTTGCTGTGACAGAGTCTTATGTCTATGTGGCTGGCTCCATGGAACCAGGATTTGCCAAGACTGTAGAAAGGTATAAtccaaacagaaatatctgGGAGCAAGTCTCAAATCTCATAAccagaaaacattcatttggCCTTACTGAAGTTAAAGGAAACTTGTACAGTATTGGGGGACATGGCAATTTCAGTCCTGGCTTTAAAGATGTAGCTGTCTATAATCCTGAGCAAGACAAGTGGCATAACCTGGAGTCAGCACCAAAGATCCTTCGTGATGTCAAAGCTGTTTCTGTAGAGGACCGATTTGTTTATGTTGCTGCTCGTACCCCGGTTGACAGTGACAGTGAAGATGGATTGAGGGCAGTTATTATCAGATACGATGCTGAAACAAGGCAGTGGCAGGACGTAGAGTCTCTGCCACTCATTGATAATTATTGCTCTTTTCAGATGTCAGTTGCAAACACCAACTTTTACCATACGGCGTCCTGCTGCCCCAAGAGTTACCCTATAGATAACGAGGAAGCCAAGGTAAAGATCTCTGGCAGAGCCTCAGATGAGATACTTGAAAGTTTACCCCCAGAGGTCCTTAGCATTGAAGGGGCAGCTATTTGTTATTATAAAGACGATGTTTTCATCATCGGGGGGTGGAAGAACAGTGATGATATTGACAAGCAATACAGGAAGGAGGCCTATCGTTACTGTGCTGAGAGGAAGCGCTGGATGCTTTTGCCTCCCATGCCTCAGCCTCGCTGCAGGGCAACAGCCTGCCACGTGAGAATTCCCTTCAGGTGCTTGCAGGGCACGCAAAGATACCCTATGCCACAAAACCTGATGTGGCAAAAAGACAGAATAAGACAAATGCAGGAAAGACAGATGCAGGAAATACACCGACACTCTCTAAGCTTACGAAGAATGCCGCGCTCGCAGATTGAGTGCTAG